Proteins found in one Cricetulus griseus strain 17A/GY chromosome X, alternate assembly CriGri-PICRH-1.0, whole genome shotgun sequence genomic segment:
- the LOC100775068 gene encoding LOW QUALITY PROTEIN: cyclin-D-binding Myb-like transcription factor 1 (The sequence of the model RefSeq protein was modified relative to this genomic sequence to represent the inferred CDS: substituted 1 base at 1 genomic stop codon), protein MSTFEEGPEPVTVEIVSSVLLTEDTDSDLILCLQNEAHEIENSTEHPNKRPCLLSSEVDETRFMPAPAFSLPEMDQSFQFVTTIPPEVEDEEITEGTMMQFQVLQDYKPDEEFPLANEEKSVVSQAWLTGKEDKDNLSKPEHKWKQGMWSKEETDILICNIERYMQEHGVKNAAEIIFKMSKGKRKDFYRSISLGLNRPLFSVYRRVVRMYDDRNHVGKYTPDEIDKLKELWQQHGNDWIKIGAAMGRSPSSVKDRCRLMKHPCNAGKWSEEEEQILADAVHELTSTAVGEKVTQGVCWADVAQRVGTRSAKQCRGKWLNYLNWKQTGGIEWSRKDEISLIHRLAELDVADENEILWDDLAKGWESVRSPQWLRSKWWTMKRQITNHKDFPFPVIVQCLQQVYESQNASLMFWENKSESEVSDSSSDISVQQVPFVVAGEEDDRTSIYAVPVTGLQITLEVIPGSSTEYHATIVNAEPITLPSEPQXIFEILPNFRLCSMPSHCTYSLQTISTKGLSLTLTISQYTSRPDSSCTYF, encoded by the coding sequence ATGAGTACATTTGAAGAGGGTCCTGAGCCAGTAACAGTCGAAATTGTGAGCTCTGTCTTACTTACTGAGGACACAGACAGTGACCTCATCCTTTGCCTTCAGAATGAAgctcatgaaattgaaaactcTACTGAACATCCAAATAAAAGGCCTTGCTTGTTGTCTTCAGAGGTTGATGAGACTCGCTTCATGCCAGCTCCTGCATTCTCACTACCAGAAATGGATCAGAGCTTTCAGTTTGTCACAACCATACCCCCAGAGGTGGAAGATGAAGAGATTACTGAAGGAACTATGATGCAGTTCCAGGTTTTACAGGATTACAAACCAGATGAAGAATTTCCCTTGGCTAATGAGGAAAAGTCAGTTGTTAGCCAAGCATGGTTGACAGGTAAAGAAGATAAAGATAATCTAAGCAAACCAGAACATAAATGGAAGCAGGGCATGTGGTCCAAGGAAGAAACGGATATTTTGATATGCAACATTGAACGTTATATGCAGGAACATGGAGTAAAGAATGCTGCAGAAATCATTTTTAAGATGTCAAAAGGTAAACGCAAAGATTTCTACAGATCTATATCTTTGGGTCTGAATCGgcctttgttttcagtttatagAAGAGTGGTACGAATGTACGATGACAGAAACCATGTGGGAAAGTATACCCCTGACGAAATTGATAAGCTCAAGGAGCTCTGGCAACAGCATGGCAATGACTGGATAAAAATAGGTGCCGCCATGGGAAGAAGTCCATCTTCTGTGAAAGACCGATGCCGACTGATGAAACATCCTTGCAATGCGGGAAAATGGAGTGAAGAAGAAGAACAGATTCTTGCAGATGCAGTTCATGAATTGACATCCACTGCTGTGGGCGAGAAAGTCACACAGGGTGTGTGTTGGGCAGATGTGGCTCAACGAGTAGGTACTCGCTCAGCAAAGCAGTGTCGTGGCAAATGGCTCAACTACCTGAACTGGAAACAGACTGGAGGGATTGAGTGGTCCAGGAAAGATGAAATCTCTCTCATCCACAGACTAGCAGAGCTTGATGTAGctgatgaaaatgaaattctCTGGGATGACTTAGCTAAAGGATGGGAAAGTGTTCGGTCACCACAATGGCTGCGTAGCAAATGGTGGACCATGAAAAGGCAAATTACAAACCATAAGGACTTTCCATTTCCGGTGATAGTACAATGTCTTCAACAAGTATATGAGAGCCAAAATGCCAGCCTCATGTTTTGGGAGAATAAATCAGAATCTGAAGTGTCAGATAGCAGTTCAGATATCAGTGTTCAACAAGTCCCCTTCGTAGTCGCGGGTGAAGAAGATGATCGTACATCAATTTATGCAGTCCCAGTGACAGGATTGCAAATTACACTCGAAGTTATACCTGGCTCCTCAACAGAGTACCATGCAACTATTGTTAACGCTGAACCAATAACCTTGCCCAGTGAACCACAATAGATATTTGAGATTCTTCCTAATTTCCGTTTATGTTCCATGCCCTCACACTGCACCTACTCCCTTCAAACAATCTCAACTAAAGGCCTCTCCTTAACTCTGACCATTAGTCAGTACACCAGTAGGCCTGACAGCTCCTGCACCTACTTCTAA